One Roseburia rectibacter DNA window includes the following coding sequences:
- a CDS encoding ABC transporter ATP-binding protein/permease encodes MFHKRLMKEFKENQKYVAGMVATQWGSLLCNVALMYAIGVFLEKLLLYNRTVGEGDIAKLFIVFAAVYIGRAVFTSIGSHLSFAASTQVKRKLRELVYEKLMKLGSSYHAHFATSEIVQISTEGVEQLEIYFGKYVPQFFYSLFAPLTLFLIVGSMSLKIAVVLLLCVPLIPVSIVAVQKFAKKLLAKYWGSYTELGDSFLENLQGLTTLKIYQADERYAKKMDEEAEQFRRVTMRVLIMQLNSISIMDLVAYGGAGIGIILSVLELRASHITLAECIFIILISAEFFLPLRLLGSFFHIAMNGNAAADKIFKLLDEPLPQCGKNTKIGGDDIVFSDVSFAYEPEKPVLKGISFTAEEGAFTALVGVSGCGKSTAASLMMGEGKEQDAFSGTITVGGVNIHEIAPDALYRKITRVRHDSYLFAGTVRENLCMGRADAATEEMEAALKAVDLYDTVSEKGGLSMEITEKASNLSGGQKQRLALAKALLHDSDIYIFDEATSNVDVESENKIMEVIRELAQKKTVILISHRLANVTDADQILVMKDGVIEESGVHAKLMEKNGYYSSLYKAQQELEKYAKEAV; translated from the coding sequence ATGTTTCATAAGAGACTAATGAAGGAATTTAAAGAGAATCAGAAGTATGTGGCAGGGATGGTCGCCACGCAGTGGGGCTCGCTGCTCTGTAATGTGGCGCTGATGTATGCCATTGGTGTTTTTCTGGAAAAACTGCTTCTGTATAACAGAACTGTTGGAGAGGGAGATATCGCAAAGTTATTTATTGTTTTTGCGGCGGTTTATATCGGGCGTGCAGTATTTACAAGCATTGGAAGCCATTTATCCTTTGCCGCCTCAACGCAGGTGAAAAGAAAACTGCGCGAGCTTGTCTATGAAAAATTAATGAAACTTGGAAGTTCCTATCATGCTCATTTTGCCACATCCGAGATCGTCCAGATCAGTACTGAGGGCGTGGAGCAGTTGGAGATTTATTTTGGAAAGTATGTCCCGCAGTTCTTTTACAGCCTGTTCGCACCGCTGACATTGTTTTTGATCGTTGGAAGCATGAGCCTTAAAATTGCGGTTGTGCTGCTTTTATGCGTCCCGCTGATTCCGGTATCCATCGTTGCCGTGCAGAAATTCGCAAAAAAACTTCTGGCAAAGTACTGGGGCAGTTACACAGAACTTGGAGATTCTTTTCTGGAAAATTTACAGGGACTGACTACCTTAAAAATTTATCAGGCAGATGAGCGCTATGCAAAAAAGATGGATGAGGAGGCAGAACAGTTCCGCAGAGTGACGATGCGGGTGCTGATCATGCAGCTTAACTCGATCAGTATCATGGATCTGGTTGCATATGGAGGAGCGGGGATCGGTATTATTTTAAGTGTATTAGAACTTCGGGCTTCCCATATCACACTGGCGGAATGTATTTTTATCATACTGATCTCAGCGGAATTTTTCCTGCCGCTTCGCCTGTTAGGCTCTTTTTTCCATATCGCGATGAATGGAAATGCTGCCGCAGACAAGATCTTTAAATTACTGGATGAGCCGTTGCCGCAGTGTGGAAAGAATACAAAGATCGGGGGCGATGACATCGTATTTTCTGATGTATCGTTTGCTTATGAACCGGAAAAACCTGTTTTAAAAGGGATATCTTTTACGGCAGAAGAGGGGGCATTTACAGCTTTAGTCGGAGTGTCTGGATGCGGAAAAAGTACAGCGGCGTCTTTAATGATGGGAGAAGGGAAGGAGCAGGATGCATTTTCCGGTACGATCACGGTCGGCGGTGTCAATATCCATGAAATCGCACCGGATGCATTGTACAGAAAAATTACACGAGTGCGTCACGACAGTTATCTGTTTGCAGGAACCGTGCGTGAAAATCTCTGTATGGGGCGTGCAGATGCAGCCACAGAGGAGATGGAAGCAGCGTTAAAAGCGGTTGACCTCTATGATACGGTTTCGGAAAAAGGTGGTTTATCCATGGAGATCACAGAGAAGGCATCGAATCTGTCCGGTGGACAAAAACAGCGTCTTGCGCTTGCTAAGGCATTGCTGCATGACAGTGATATCTACATATTTGACGAGGCAACTTCAAATGTGGATGTGGAGAGTGAAAATAAGATCATGGAGGTTATCCGTGAGCTTGCACAGAAGAAAACAGTGATCCTGATCTCACACCGTCTTGCGAATGTGACCGATGCAGACCAGATTCTTGTCATGAAAGATGGTGTGATCGAGGAATCGGGAGTCCATGCAAAACTGATGGAGAAGAATGGCTATTACAGCAGCCTTTATAAGGCACAGCAGGAATTGGAAAAATATGCAAAGGAGGCAGTCTGA
- a CDS encoding nitrous oxide-stimulated promoter family protein: MKTETKEIQEKRKREIETVSSMIEIYCHGSHGTKRGTLCEQCEKLKEYTTARTMHCPFMETKTFCSACKVHCYSKEMQEEIRKVMRYSGPRMLFVHPVLAISHVKVTMQNKRKQAD; this comes from the coding sequence ATGAAAACGGAAACAAAAGAAATACAGGAAAAACGAAAAAGGGAGATAGAAACAGTGTCTTCCATGATAGAAATCTATTGTCATGGCAGTCATGGGACGAAAAGGGGAACGCTGTGTGAGCAGTGTGAAAAATTAAAAGAATATACGACGGCACGCACCATGCATTGTCCGTTCATGGAAACAAAGACATTCTGCAGTGCATGTAAGGTGCATTGTTATTCGAAGGAAATGCAGGAGGAAATACGAAAAGTGATGCGTTACTCGGGACCTAGAATGTTATTTGTGCATCCTGTACTTGCAATCAGTCACGTGAAGGTGACCATGCAGAATAAGAGGAAACAGGCAGATTAG
- a CDS encoding spore coat protein codes for MTEQIYTDKEILADALTAEKAATNNYNAFANECVHDSVRDAILHCLEQEHCIQEDVFNMMHQRGLYPTPDADANKVENAKQKFSQCVKTV; via the coding sequence ATGACAGAGCAGATTTATACGGACAAAGAAATCTTAGCCGATGCACTTACGGCTGAGAAGGCAGCAACGAATAACTATAATGCATTTGCAAATGAATGTGTGCATGACAGTGTGAGAGATGCAATTCTTCACTGCTTAGAGCAGGAACACTGCATTCAGGAAGATGTATTTAATATGATGCATCAGAGAGGTCTTTATCCGACTCCGGATGCAGATGCAAACAAAGTTGAAAATGCAAAACAGAAGTTTTCACAGTGTGTGAAAACTGTGTAG
- a CDS encoding ATP-binding protein, producing MEKQRAILESVIKEEIDFISYVDLADGMVHTIVTNEEADVMPPLDGNYQKVNDVAIPEYVHPDDREMCEREFRLERLKENLQKKERLVINYRLLCGEEYRRKSMSIYYYDKTRTTLVFVRRDITDSYEEEQKHQREIYDAMMEAKRADRSKSEFLERMSHEIRTPLNSIIGLSYLSRANLSDEKKVLENFDKIEMSAQFLRSCMDDILNLSLLESGRVAFNEESTDFEEFLTHIEEKFSSKAKEKRISFSMQRRGSFADKYLFDREKLNEALSSILENAVKYTPPEGRVIFIIELFNREEQETIFRFEIRDNGIGMEQSFLPHIFDAFAQEDNRNTTLSGGTGLGLTISKNIIDFMGGKIDVYSEKGNGTAFVVTVPLKTAKEDRRRTERTIYQEYDFSGKRALLVEDNEINIEITRNILIHKNFMVDIAENGKEGVELFLKNEPGYYDVILMDIRMPVMDGLAATRCIRESDHPDSRTVPIVAMTANVFEEDVKKSFDAGMNAHLSKPVDIKQMYAVLDELVNGDGLL from the coding sequence ATGGAAAAACAGCGGGCAATTTTGGAAAGCGTTATAAAAGAAGAAATTGATTTTATTTCATATGTGGATCTGGCAGATGGAATGGTACATACGATTGTTACCAATGAGGAAGCGGATGTTATGCCGCCTTTAGATGGAAATTACCAGAAAGTCAATGATGTGGCAATTCCGGAGTATGTACATCCGGATGACAGAGAAATGTGTGAGAGGGAGTTCAGACTGGAACGACTTAAGGAAAATTTACAGAAAAAAGAGCGTTTAGTCATTAACTACCGTTTGCTGTGCGGTGAGGAATATCGTCGGAAATCAATGAGTATTTACTATTATGATAAGACCAGAACAACATTGGTTTTTGTGCGCAGGGATATTACAGACAGTTACGAGGAAGAACAGAAGCACCAGAGAGAAATTTATGATGCGATGATGGAGGCAAAGCGTGCAGACCGTTCTAAGAGTGAGTTCTTAGAGCGCATGAGTCATGAGATCCGTACACCGCTTAATTCGATCATTGGTCTTTCCTATCTGAGCAGGGCAAATCTTAGTGATGAGAAGAAAGTTCTTGAAAACTTTGACAAGATTGAGATGTCGGCGCAGTTTTTACGCTCCTGCATGGATGATATTTTAAATCTTTCGCTTTTAGAGAGCGGTCGTGTTGCATTCAATGAAGAAAGTACAGATTTTGAAGAATTTCTTACGCATATAGAGGAAAAATTTTCCAGTAAGGCAAAGGAGAAGAGAATTTCTTTTTCCATGCAGAGACGGGGTTCATTTGCGGATAAATATCTGTTTGACCGTGAAAAGTTAAATGAGGCATTGTCATCGATTTTAGAGAATGCCGTAAAATATACACCACCGGAAGGAAGAGTTATTTTTATCATAGAGCTTTTTAACCGGGAAGAACAGGAAACGATCTTCCGTTTTGAGATCAGGGACAATGGAATTGGAATGGAGCAGAGTTTTTTGCCACACATTTTTGATGCATTTGCGCAGGAAGATAACAGAAATACAACATTAAGCGGTGGAACCGGATTAGGACTTACTATTTCCAAGAATATTATTGATTTTATGGGTGGTAAGATCGATGTGTACAGTGAGAAAGGAAATGGCACTGCGTTTGTTGTAACAGTTCCTTTAAAGACTGCAAAGGAGGACAGGCGCAGAACAGAGCGGACAATATATCAGGAGTATGATTTTTCCGGAAAAAGAGCGTTGCTTGTCGAGGACAATGAGATCAACATTGAGATCACGAGAAATATTCTGATACATAAGAATTTTATGGTGGATATCGCTGAGAATGGAAAAGAAGGTGTGGAACTGTTTTTAAAGAATGAACCGGGATATTATGACGTGATACTGATGGATATCCGGATGCCGGTCATGGATGGACTTGCTGCCACACGCTGTATCCGTGAATCAGATCATCCGGACAGCAGAACAGTACCGATCGTTGCGATGACAGCGAATGTTTTTGAGGAGGATGTAAAGAAATCTTTTGATGCAGGAATGAATGCGCACTTAAGCAAACCGGTGGATATTAAGCAGATGTATGCTGTTTTAGACGAACTGGTAAACGGTGACGGATTACTTTAA
- a CDS encoding tRNA lysidine(34) synthetase yields the protein MEETRKDEIELSLRKKYHKTIFSRFARAINHYQLVENGDHVAVFMEQGRNELILAKCFQEIKRHRKIDFEVDFFGLCREDDGKIVSIAEETGIPVRKIRSYGEIKEAGCNKVAVADCYEDVIETILAGVLYKGEISTLMPKEKGCGDRLELIRPFYLVHKQDLSEWNEEFGMMPEMTEIFLDQQKEIKHLLEEFGSINPGIAANIFKSVENVNLNTVIAYRTDTELHSFLKDYK from the coding sequence ATGGAAGAGACGAGAAAAGACGAAATTGAGCTTAGTCTTCGTAAAAAATATCATAAGACAATATTTTCACGTTTTGCAAGGGCAATCAATCATTATCAGTTAGTGGAGAATGGCGATCATGTCGCAGTCTTCATGGAACAGGGCAGAAATGAGCTGATCCTTGCAAAATGTTTTCAGGAGATAAAACGTCACAGAAAGATTGATTTTGAAGTGGATTTTTTTGGACTTTGCAGGGAGGATGACGGAAAAATCGTATCAATTGCAGAGGAGACCGGTATTCCGGTGCGAAAGATCAGATCTTATGGAGAGATAAAAGAAGCTGGCTGTAACAAGGTGGCGGTGGCAGACTGTTATGAGGATGTGATAGAGACGATCCTTGCGGGGGTACTGTATAAAGGTGAGATCAGTACCCTGATGCCAAAAGAAAAAGGGTGTGGAGATCGTTTAGAGTTGATCCGCCCGTTTTATCTGGTGCATAAGCAGGATCTATCAGAATGGAACGAAGAATTTGGAATGATGCCGGAAATGACAGAGATCTTTTTGGATCAGCAGAAAGAAATAAAACATCTGCTGGAAGAATTTGGAAGTATCAATCCCGGAATTGCTGCAAATATTTTTAAAAGTGTGGAAAATGTAAATTTGAATACTGTGATCGCATATCGTACAGATACGGAGCTTCATAGTTTTTTAAAAGATTACAAATAG
- a CDS encoding cell wall hydrolase has translation MRKRILDAAVLFCFIVSLTAASNIKKDAAVRELPVMEGLAAGSIRFAHSFTPESDEKTGIEKKETMIVTSAYDDDLMQEKIRTTKEIQTEETAQVSQVVQETAIEQETAIEQETQENRWNITLTPEETELLARIVWLESQGEPVEGQQAVVEVVFNRMRSEVYPDTLYEVLSQKNPVQFCSFKNRNRANPTQKEYESIKQVLDGKTRLLRDDTMYFSTFPLTEHVEVKIGGHYFCY, from the coding sequence ATGAGAAAAAGAATATTGGACGCGGCAGTGCTGTTTTGTTTTATCGTCAGTCTGACTGCAGCATCCAACATAAAAAAAGACGCAGCGGTCAGAGAACTTCCGGTAATGGAGGGGCTTGCAGCAGGATCGATACGTTTTGCACATTCATTTACGCCAGAATCAGATGAAAAAACAGGAATCGAAAAAAAAGAAACTATGATAGTAACATCTGCATATGATGATGATCTGATGCAGGAAAAAATAAGAACCACAAAAGAGATACAGACAGAAGAAACTGCACAGGTAAGTCAGGTAGTGCAGGAAACGGCGATAGAGCAGGAAACGGCGATAGAGCAGGAAACACAGGAAAACCGCTGGAACATTACTTTAACGCCGGAAGAAACGGAACTGCTTGCGAGGATCGTCTGGTTAGAATCACAAGGCGAACCGGTAGAGGGGCAGCAGGCGGTTGTGGAAGTTGTGTTTAACCGTATGAGAAGTGAAGTGTATCCGGATACACTTTATGAAGTTTTAAGCCAGAAAAATCCGGTACAGTTCTGTTCTTTTAAAAACAGGAACAGAGCGAATCCGACACAGAAGGAATATGAATCCATTAAACAGGTACTGGATGGAAAAACAAGATTATTAAGAGATGATACAATGTATTTTTCTACATTTCCTTTGACGGAACATGTGGAAGTCAAAATTGGTGGGCATTATTTTTGCTATTAG
- a CDS encoding cysteine-rich small domain-containing protein codes for MENSYRYFENRACRYYPCHEVENDEMNCLFCFCPLYEREHCPGKPEYINSKGRIIKSCMNCTFPHKAENYEIIMQFLKKKAETER; via the coding sequence TTGGAAAATTCCTATCGTTATTTTGAAAACAGAGCGTGCAGATATTATCCATGCCATGAAGTAGAAAATGATGAGATGAACTGTCTGTTCTGTTTTTGTCCTCTGTATGAGAGAGAGCACTGTCCGGGGAAACCGGAATATATTAACAGTAAAGGCAGAATCATCAAATCCTGTATGAACTGTACATTTCCACACAAAGCGGAAAATTATGAGATCATCATGCAGTTCTTAAAAAAGAAAGCAGAGACGGAAAGATAA
- the cobI gene encoding precorrin-2 C(20)-methyltransferase: MKDTEKTGILYGVGVGPGDPELVTLKAVRIVRECDTVILPAKSKEDCIAYGIMKEACREIAEKELICMPFPMTKDENRLATAHEQIYLTIKKLLDEGRKAAFLTIGDPTIYSTYQYIHKRVAKVGYEAHIINGVPSFCAAAGALGISLADNKEEIHVIPASYDIEKTTELSGTRIYMKSGKKLGELKQMLQKQKKGGQMEVYSVENCGMMNEKVTREIGQLDDTSGYLTIVIVKEH; encoded by the coding sequence GTGAAAGATACAGAAAAAACAGGTATTCTCTATGGCGTTGGTGTCGGTCCGGGTGATCCGGAGCTTGTCACATTAAAGGCTGTGCGGATTGTCAGGGAGTGCGATACAGTGATACTTCCTGCAAAAAGCAAAGAGGATTGTATTGCCTATGGGATCATGAAAGAGGCATGCAGGGAGATCGCAGAAAAAGAACTTATATGTATGCCGTTTCCAATGACAAAGGATGAGAACAGGCTTGCCACGGCACATGAACAGATTTATCTTACAATAAAAAAACTGTTAGATGAGGGCAGAAAAGCAGCCTTTTTGACAATCGGAGATCCGACTATTTATTCTACCTACCAATATATCCATAAACGTGTGGCAAAGGTTGGTTATGAGGCGCATATCATAAACGGAGTTCCATCTTTTTGTGCGGCGGCAGGGGCGCTTGGAATATCGTTAGCGGATAACAAAGAAGAAATCCATGTGATACCGGCTTCCTACGATATAGAAAAAACGACAGAACTTTCAGGAACCAGAATATATATGAAGTCCGGAAAAAAATTAGGGGAATTAAAGCAGATGCTGCAAAAACAGAAAAAAGGCGGTCAGATGGAAGTGTATTCGGTGGAAAACTGTGGTATGATGAATGAAAAAGTAACCAGAGAGATCGGACAGTTAGACGATACATCAGGTTATCTTACCATTGTGATCGTAAAGGAGCATTAA
- a CDS encoding cobyrinate a,c-diamide synthase codes for MRAPRILIGATGSGSGKTTITCALLEILKRQGKKVQAFKCGPDYIDPMFHRTVLGIPSKNLDTFFTGDKTTAELFMTSAKNADISVMEGVMGLYDGLGGIRKEGSAYDLATVTDTPVILVIDAHGMGRSILPLIAGFLAYDTNHLIKGIILNRTSGAFFETIRPEIEKSFPAAVLGYFPNQKDILLESRHLGLKRPEEIDRMAEKLSKTADILEKTVDIERLIAIAESAEELPDAEFRALTEKTSESAENDMLGKNSSSNQKACSQENEKRPVIAVARDEAFCFYYEDNLKTLERAGADIVFFSPLHDDYVPKEANALLLVGGYPELYAKELSENKTMLADIKDRAERKMPIVAECGGFMYLHRTMEDTAHHVYEMAGVVPGDCFYTGKLVRFGYIELTEKEADFLPENVSIKGHEFHYFDSTANGDGCVALKPVSGKKYDCIFDKKTIFVGFPHLYYPSAPQFAENFVKKAKNYKLQKSSSGSVTGS; via the coding sequence ATGAGGGCACCAAGAATACTGATCGGTGCAACAGGGAGCGGAAGCGGAAAGACTACGATCACCTGTGCACTGCTTGAAATCTTAAAAAGACAGGGAAAAAAAGTGCAGGCATTTAAGTGTGGACCGGATTATATCGATCCCATGTTCCACCGCACGGTACTTGGAATACCATCGAAAAATCTGGATACTTTTTTTACCGGGGATAAAACGACAGCAGAGTTGTTTATGACGTCTGCAAAAAATGCAGATATATCGGTGATGGAAGGCGTGATGGGACTGTATGATGGGTTAGGGGGAATCCGGAAAGAAGGATCTGCTTATGATCTGGCAACGGTAACAGATACGCCTGTCATTCTGGTCATTGATGCGCACGGGATGGGTAGAAGTATCCTTCCGCTGATCGCAGGTTTTTTAGCTTATGATACAAATCACCTGATAAAGGGGATTATTTTAAACCGGACATCCGGAGCTTTTTTTGAGACGATCCGGCCGGAGATCGAAAAAAGTTTTCCGGCAGCCGTTCTCGGATATTTTCCCAATCAGAAAGATATTTTGTTAGAAAGCAGACATTTGGGGCTGAAACGTCCGGAAGAAATAGACAGGATGGCTGAAAAACTGTCAAAAACAGCGGATATATTAGAAAAGACGGTTGATATAGAAAGACTTATAGCAATCGCAGAGAGTGCAGAAGAATTGCCGGATGCTGAATTCAGGGCGTTGACAGAGAAAACATCCGAATCAGCAGAAAATGATATGTTGGGAAAAAATAGTTCCAGTAATCAGAAAGCGTGTTCACAGGAAAATGAGAAAAGACCTGTGATCGCGGTGGCACGTGATGAGGCATTCTGTTTTTATTATGAAGATAATTTAAAAACACTAGAAAGAGCTGGAGCTGACATTGTGTTTTTTTCTCCATTGCACGATGATTATGTCCCGAAAGAAGCGAATGCTTTATTGCTTGTAGGTGGTTATCCGGAACTCTATGCAAAGGAATTATCGGAAAACAAGACGATGCTTGCAGACATAAAAGACAGGGCAGAACGTAAAATGCCGATCGTTGCGGAATGTGGCGGATTTATGTATCTGCACCGGACAATGGAAGATACAGCCCACCATGTTTATGAGATGGCGGGGGTTGTGCCGGGAGACTGCTTTTACACAGGAAAACTTGTCCGCTTTGGATATATCGAACTGACAGAAAAAGAGGCAGATTTTCTGCCGGAAAATGTCAGTATAAAAGGGCATGAATTTCATTATTTCGACAGCACTGCAAACGGTGATGGCTGTGTGGCATTAAAACCGGTAAGCGGGAAAAAATATGATTGCATTTTTGATAAAAAAACGATTTTTGTGGGATTTCCACATCTTTATTATCCGTCTGCGCCGCAGTTTGCAGAAAATTTTGTGAAAAAAGCGAAAAACTATAAATTACAGAAGTCCTCATCCGGCAGCGTAACCGGTTCATAA
- the cobK gene encoding precorrin-6A reductase — protein sequence MKRILIFSGTTEGRQLADILDASGICADVCVATEYGHEVMTEGKYRNIHTGRLAEDEMKEFMQNGDYTAVVDATHPYAVLVSSNIRQAAEQVRLPYYRLRRTLQSAGEENNVIYAKSQQECVRALEQTTGNILLTTGSKELHCYCENETLKKRLFVRVLPGMESIEICHRNGITGKQIIAMQGPFSEEMNLALFHQYQIAHMVTKESGAIGGFSEKISAAKKAGVSVYVIKNPEAENGEQKENLEEILKEIERLTGKEIRRKKMQVSLVGIGMGNTKLITEEVAERIRSADLLFGAKRLLDAVPAQWNLSARRLPYYLAKDILPYLETAVPQAVILFSGDTGFYSGAEKMVQALQERCDMEVSVCPGISSVSYLAARSGNSWQDAKIISLHGTDHMELLMETVRTNRKVFVITSGVLDVREIGKRLLDCGLKETAVTVGYALSYPDEQIKTLSPEECIQLADEGLFTCLIQNKEIHETGKDADRKFLTHGLPDDAFCRDKVPMTKEEVRETAICKMRLKENSVVYDIGSGTGSIAVEMARLSKNLTVYAIERKPEAASLIEKNCEKFELSNVKVIRGEAPLVFADLPVPTHVFIGGSNGSLMAILTDLYQKNPRMRVVVTAITLETVGAVSSILNEFPVEQEEIIQMSVGRAKKAGRYHLMQAENPVFILSFYFAGGAEQ from the coding sequence ATGAAACGCATTTTGATTTTTTCCGGTACGACAGAGGGAAGGCAGTTAGCAGACATTTTAGATGCTTCCGGAATCTGTGCAGATGTCTGTGTAGCCACAGAATATGGGCATGAAGTCATGACCGAAGGAAAGTACCGGAATATTCATACCGGACGGCTTGCGGAAGATGAAATGAAAGAATTTATGCAAAATGGAGACTATACAGCAGTAGTTGATGCAACACATCCTTATGCGGTTCTGGTTTCTTCGAATATCAGGCAGGCGGCAGAACAGGTCAGACTTCCATATTACCGTTTAAGACGGACATTACAGTCTGCCGGAGAAGAAAACAATGTGATCTATGCAAAGTCGCAGCAGGAATGTGTCCGTGCCCTTGAGCAGACAACCGGAAATATCTTACTTACCACAGGCAGCAAGGAACTGCATTGTTATTGCGAAAATGAGACATTAAAAAAACGTCTGTTTGTCCGTGTCCTTCCGGGAATGGAGAGTATAGAGATCTGTCACCGGAATGGTATTACCGGAAAACAGATTATTGCCATGCAGGGACCATTTTCGGAAGAAATGAATCTGGCACTTTTTCATCAGTATCAGATCGCACATATGGTTACAAAAGAGAGTGGAGCGATAGGCGGATTTTCAGAGAAGATCAGTGCTGCAAAAAAGGCAGGAGTTTCCGTTTATGTGATCAAAAACCCGGAGGCGGAAAACGGAGAACAGAAGGAAAATTTAGAGGAGATTTTAAAAGAGATTGAGCGTCTGACCGGGAAAGAGATCAGAAGAAAAAAGATGCAGGTATCTCTCGTCGGAATCGGTATGGGGAATACAAAACTGATCACGGAGGAAGTGGCAGAGCGCATTAGAAGCGCAGATCTGTTATTCGGGGCAAAAAGGCTGTTGGACGCTGTGCCTGCGCAGTGGAATTTATCTGCCAGACGGCTACCATATTACCTGGCAAAAGATATTCTTCCATATCTGGAAACAGCTGTTCCACAGGCTGTTATTTTGTTTTCCGGTGATACCGGGTTTTACAGCGGGGCAGAAAAAATGGTACAGGCATTGCAGGAAAGATGCGATATGGAAGTATCTGTCTGTCCGGGGATTTCTTCCGTTTCCTATCTGGCTGCTAGAAGCGGTAACAGCTGGCAGGATGCAAAAATCATCAGTCTGCACGGAACAGATCATATGGAACTTCTGATGGAGACTGTCAGGACGAACCGGAAAGTGTTCGTTATCACATCAGGTGTTTTGGATGTCCGTGAAATTGGAAAGAGACTTTTGGACTGTGGATTAAAAGAAACGGCTGTGACGGTCGGGTATGCACTTTCTTATCCGGATGAACAGATTAAAACCTTATCGCCGGAAGAATGTATACAGCTTGCGGACGAAGGACTCTTTACCTGTCTGATCCAAAATAAAGAAATTCATGAAACAGGAAAAGACGCTGACCGGAAATTCCTGACTCACGGTCTGCCGGATGATGCATTCTGCCGTGATAAGGTTCCGATGACAAAAGAGGAAGTCAGAGAGACCGCTATCTGTAAAATGCGGCTGAAAGAAAATTCAGTCGTCTATGATATCGGAAGCGGGACAGGTTCGATCGCAGTTGAAATGGCAAGGTTATCGAAAAATCTTACAGTCTATGCGATCGAGCGAAAGCCGGAGGCAGCTTCATTGATCGAAAAGAACTGTGAAAAATTTGAACTTTCCAATGTAAAAGTGATTCGAGGGGAGGCACCTTTGGTATTTGCAGATCTTCCGGTTCCGACACATGTTTTTATTGGCGGAAGCAATGGCAGTTTAATGGCTATATTAACGGATTTATACCAGAAAAATCCACGTATGCGTGTGGTGGTGACAGCGATAACATTAGAGACGGTTGGAGCTGTTTCTTCTATATTAAATGAATTTCCGGTGGAACAGGAAGAAATCATTCAGATGTCTGTTGGCAGGGCGAAAAAGGCAGGGCGTTATCATCTGATGCAGGCAGAAAATCCGGTATTTATCCTGTCATTTTATTTTGCAGGAGGAGCGGAGCAATGA
- the cobJ gene encoding precorrin-3B C(17)-methyltransferase yields MKHKIYIVGMGPGEESMMTMQAYETLMSCDTIIGYQVYLKLLGEAFAGKEQLSTPMKQERERCILCFEKAEEGKKVALICSGDAGVYGMASLMYEIGENYPDCELCVVPGVTAALSGAACLGAPLNHDFCVISLSDLLTPWEKIEKRLRAAADGDFAIAVYNPSSRKRADYLMRACDILLETVEETRPCGYVENIGRDESKMELCTLKELRECQVNMFTTVFIGNSETKIIDGHLVTKRGYHI; encoded by the coding sequence ATGAAACATAAAATATATATTGTTGGAATGGGACCAGGTGAGGAGTCTATGATGACGATGCAGGCATACGAGACATTGATGTCCTGTGATACGATCATCGGATATCAGGTTTATTTAAAATTATTAGGAGAGGCATTTGCCGGAAAAGAGCAGTTGTCCACACCGATGAAACAGGAACGTGAGCGCTGCATTCTTTGTTTTGAAAAGGCAGAAGAAGGAAAAAAAGTTGCCTTGATCTGCAGTGGGGATGCCGGAGTTTACGGAATGGCATCTTTGATGTATGAGATCGGGGAAAACTACCCGGACTGTGAACTTTGTGTTGTGCCGGGCGTTACCGCTGCGTTAAGCGGCGCAGCATGTCTTGGTGCACCGTTAAACCATGATTTTTGTGTGATCAGTTTAAGTGATCTTTTAACACCGTGGGAAAAGATAGAAAAACGATTAAGAGCGGCGGCAGACGGGGATTTTGCGATTGCGGTCTATAATCCGTCGAGCAGAAAAAGGGCAGATTATCTGATGCGCGCCTGCGACATTCTGTTAGAGACAGTCGAGGAGACACGTCCGTGCGGGTATGTGGAAAATATCGGAAGAGACGAGTCAAAAATGGAACTGTGCACGTTAAAAGAATTGAGAGAATGTCAGGTAAATATGTTTACAACGGTATTTATCGGCAACTCGGAGACAAAGATCATAGACGGACATCTCGTCACCAAAAGGGGATATCACATATGA